The following are from one region of the Chloracidobacterium sp. genome:
- a CDS encoding prepilin-type N-terminal cleavage/methylation domain-containing protein: protein MTDMTLHTAVENAGSKKNEHGFSIIELIVSMVIFMIVTGSIWGVLQIAQRSRNAVSENVQLTKSVRFGLNLLGRDTYNAGYGYPLRTTVVLPDNRISGLLGIPNDFDTTRDTIPPIIVGNNVTVNTFNTTAGVRTDQVTFLFKDTTFNLVGAPGSEVSQSLNINAATTTSGIDEIVPISGSNSACRINDIYLVSGNTGSTLGLATGLSGTDKVQFANGDVLGFNQTGASGPLRGITTPASMMRVLMVTYHVTADGTLMRREYANVPPAAPATPWVDEPLVYGVEDFQIQYLMDDGTVSDNPSAGPDGIPGTPDDVQANLAAIRQVRFTISVRSNELNAAGQPYRASMTSTFSTRNLGYEAN, encoded by the coding sequence ATGACAGACATGACGTTACACACAGCAGTTGAGAATGCCGGATCGAAAAAGAACGAGCATGGATTTTCGATCATCGAACTCATCGTCTCGATGGTGATATTCATGATCGTCACCGGATCGATCTGGGGCGTTTTGCAGATCGCTCAACGGAGCCGAAATGCGGTCAGTGAGAATGTGCAGCTGACCAAGAGCGTTCGGTTCGGACTAAATCTGCTTGGGCGCGACACCTACAACGCGGGATACGGATATCCGCTGCGGACAACGGTGGTCTTGCCTGACAACCGGATATCGGGACTGTTGGGCATTCCGAACGATTTTGACACAACTCGCGATACGATCCCGCCGATCATTGTCGGCAACAATGTGACCGTAAACACGTTCAATACCACGGCAGGCGTACGAACTGACCAGGTTACGTTTCTTTTCAAGGATACGACATTCAATCTCGTCGGAGCTCCGGGGAGCGAAGTATCTCAGTCTCTCAATATAAACGCGGCCACCACGACGAGCGGCATCGACGAGATCGTTCCGATCTCGGGGAGCAACTCAGCTTGCCGCATCAACGACATTTATTTGGTCTCGGGCAATACGGGTTCGACGTTGGGACTCGCGACCGGTCTTAGTGGAACTGACAAAGTGCAGTTCGCAAACGGTGACGTACTGGGCTTCAATCAAACCGGAGCGTCGGGCCCGCTTCGGGGTATAACAACCCCGGCAAGCATGATGCGCGTGCTAATGGTCACGTATCACGTAACGGCGGACGGAACCCTGATGCGGCGCGAATATGCGAACGTCCCGCCGGCGGCACCGGCAACGCCATGGGTTGACGAACCTCTTGTTTACGGAGTCGAGGATTTTCAGATCCAATATCTGATGGACGATGGGACAGTTTCTGATAACCCGAGCGCAGGGCCGGATGGAATTCCGGGAACACCCGACGACGTTCAGGCGAACCTGGCCGCGATCCGTCAGGTGCGGTTTACGATCAGCGTTCGCAGCAACGAGCTAAATGCTGCCGGTCAACCGTATCGTGCATCGATGACGTCGACCTTCAGCACCAGGAATTTAGGATACGAGGCAAACTGA
- a CDS encoding prepilin-type N-terminal cleavage/methylation domain-containing protein has protein sequence MIVSARNQKTGCLRPGKLSDSRGFSLVELLTVVVVLLVLSAISLPYIYNYQKLYKSEDQALRVMDLMREAGQLALTKRRTVRLELDLTENAVLLIDENGAGPDTRIKTVPLESTGDVRLDIAPSGVTRPTPPNYNDVAYASDNIGHDNGGTSVTGHNVWQARFRSDGSVVNAANTPISVTIYSWPPAAYGATTARNNKEIRAITMFGGSGAVRYWKYDGTTFKPYQ, from the coding sequence ATGATAGTTTCGGCTCGAAATCAAAAAACAGGCTGCTTGCGACCCGGTAAACTCAGCGACTCGCGCGGATTCTCACTTGTTGAGCTTCTGACGGTCGTGGTCGTGCTTTTGGTGCTTAGCGCCATCTCGCTTCCTTATATCTACAACTACCAAAAGCTCTACAAATCAGAAGACCAGGCTTTAAGGGTGATGGATCTAATGCGTGAAGCAGGGCAACTGGCACTGACAAAGCGGCGCACCGTCAGGCTCGAACTCGATCTGACCGAAAATGCCGTTCTTTTGATCGACGAAAACGGGGCCGGCCCTGACACACGCATCAAGACCGTTCCGCTCGAATCAACGGGTGACGTTCGACTCGATATCGCTCCGAGCGGCGTCACGCGGCCGACACCGCCCAATTACAACGACGTCGCTTACGCGAGCGACAATATCGGACACGACAACGGCGGCACCTCGGTCACCGGTCACAATGTGTGGCAGGCTCGGTTTCGAAGCGACGGTTCGGTCGTTAATGCCGCGAATACGCCGATAAGCGTAACCATCTACTCATGGCCGCCCGCGGCATACGGAGCAACGACCGCCAGAAACAATAAAGAGATCAGGGCAATAACGATGTTTGGCGGCAGCGGAGCCGTTCGGTATTGGAAATATGACGGCACGACCTTTAAGCCGTATCAATAG